GTCCATGGTCACCTCGCCGGCCTCGAGCCTCGCCCGTATGTCTTCCTCGGTCCTGACCCGCGCCTCGGCGGCGGCAAGTACTGTCTCGCCCTGCCTGCGCGGCACGACCACCACGCCGTCGTCATCGGCCACCACGATGTCGCCGGGCACCACATGCACACCGGCGCACACGATCGGCACATTCGCGCTGACCACCTGCTCCTTCACGGTTCCCTGTGCCGAAACCGTGCGCGCCCAAACGGGAAATCCCATCGACCTGATCTCGGCCAAGTCGCGGATCCCCGTGTCCAAGACCGCCCCTCGGGCCCCTCGCACCTTGCAGGCGGTGGCGAGGAGGTCGCCTATATAGGCGTCGCTGCAGTCGGACAGCGGCGCAACCACCAGGATGTCGCCGGGTTTAAGCAGCTCCAGTGCCACATGCAGCATCGCATTATCACCCGGCGGGCAAAGGGCCGTCACCGCCGAGCCGGCCACACGCGCCCCGCCCTGCATGGGACGAATGCGCGGGTGCATCAGCCCGCGCCTGCCCTGGGCTTCCAGAACGGTCGCAACCCCCAGCCGCGCC
This genomic stretch from Rhodoligotrophos defluvii harbors:
- a CDS encoding 4-carboxy-4-hydroxy-2-oxoadipate aldolase/oxaloacetate decarboxylase, giving the protein MKGVVIRNIERAPAEVVDALARLGVATVLEAQGRRGLMHPRIRPMQGGARVAGSAVTALCPPGDNAMLHVALELLKPGDILVVAPLSDCSDAYIGDLLATACKVRGARGAVLDTGIRDLAEIRSMGFPVWARTVSAQGTVKEQVVSANVPIVCAGVHVVPGDIVVADDDGVVVVPRRQGETVLAAAEARVRTEEDIRARLEAGEVTMDVFGLRHKLAERGLRYVDGPVDWSGTPDI